TGCTGCGAATGATGCCATCGGAGCCTCACGAACCCACGGTCACTACACTGCTTCCTAaaacccagagagagagagagagatgggactAGACCTGGCTTCTTTGGGCTAACAATAGCTTAATTTCTGCACACTCAACGAACAACTTGGAACTCGGCCCATAGTTGTGGGCCTTACTATGggcttgcaaaatttcttaACAGTACCAATATATTGACAGCCTAGAGGGGTATGTCCGCATGGTGCGGGTAAAGGCTTTTCGACACCGCACTCCACTTCGATGCAAGGGGCGGGGTCGAACACTCCTCTACCTTGACCCCGTCAAAGCCAATGCTACCTATagtttattagtttaaaaattaagtcaaaaaatattttttttaaatttaaatcataacataattttaattataaattaaaatttataaatataaaaaaatttaaaagctaataacataatttttaaacttattaGAATTGTATTTTGGATTCCATTAGCCTACTAGGCCAACCTTTATATAGAAGATCAAGATAATACAATAGTCACACTTAAACAATGAAAGATCACAAGGTCAAGGCAATCTAATAACTTGAATACAACTTCAAGTCTtcaacaaattgtatatatttatatacaatatatttatataaatatatttaattttctttttatatatagcagAGTGGGGCAGGGCGGACAGGGGCAGGGTGGAAACCCTCATTGCTCACCCCTACTAGTACATTAAGATTTAGGATTAGATTAGTTTAGGTGTCGTTTGgataataagttgagatgagatgaaataagttaaaatgaaagttaaaggttagaataaaatattattaaaatattattttttaatattattattattttagaatttaaaaaagttaaattttttattatattttgtgtgaaattttaaaataattataataataaaataagataaaatacttttactaTCTAAATGGCCTAAACTTTGTTTTAGCTAGTTTTGATATCTCAGACGAAAGttctaatatttattattattttataatttatatatacttatcGTACATTTTTATGTAGCCTCAACCACTTAAATAGAAACTTGTAACCTGACTAGTTAATGTCATGGGGgcaaatcaattttcttttaggggttaactttttaactttgagatatatttatataaaataaaaatatattaaaaatcataaaaacaaaactatatataaattagatcTTAATAATTTGTTAcatacacataaaaataaaactctataaacacaacttatatatgtttaagATTTCTGACAATAATGTTTCATAGAATAATATTCAGTCATCATTATTTCtataaatttagaatttgttttttttcctgtaAAAACTATCATGTGATCTTTTAGAATATCACATTTCTTTCTAGCATATAAGCCAATTTATCAAGTTTTGTGTACAATCTAGATATTTCATGTCacgtgaaaaaattatattattttttatattttgtttgaaagtttaaaaaaaaattgtaatgattaggtaattattaaatgaaaatattgaaaattaaaataaaaaagcatctgtatttgagtgatgtttaggaagaaaattatgagaagttttaaaattgagatcatctcatctcaccaaACAAGCCCTTAGGGTTTAAATGAAGAGAGAGTGAAGGAAATACTTTACTTCCTTCTTGGGTTTAAAGTGAAGAACAAGTTGAATTATGTAAGGAAGGCTAAGTATGAATTAGTCATTTGATACATTGTTTTAATTTCATGAAATAGGACTTATTAAAGTACAAGAAGGATTAAAAGTTAAGCTTGAAGATAAGTAGCTATGATTGTGCTTCATACACCatgtttcttttaaaaaaaaaaaaaaatgctctcTTCCTTTAAGAAAGTAGCAAATGTATATCATATATAAGCCTTTCTTGTTAACCCCATGTTGAGAATCCTATTAATTATAAATGTATATACCAATATGATCTAAATTAGCATTCACATTCAAGGTTGAGATTACCTAATTTATCaagttcatattttttataaaaaaaaacaattattgaTTTTAAGTTATAGCATCAATTGCATACTtttttatcaaagaaaaaacatatttcattagactaagaaagaaaatgaaaatgttcataaaaggaaaaagaaaaggaaatgaaggttttatgtatgaaaatatataatgacTCGCGATTGAATGATGAATGTACCAATAAGAGTGACATGTTGCAATATCAGATCGATTCCACAAGTAGTGCATCTAGTGGCACTATCCTGATTGATGAATTCTCAACCTACGGTCACAAGTGGAATATGGTTTAAAAGACTATTAACCCTAATACATGGGACGTAATATTATATACTGGCCAATATAAAGTGATAACTCtattagtaatatttaattGAAATGCTTTAGATTTATatacttattaaatattagaCTCACTTTTATATTTAATGTCTCAACGTTTCAGTAATGACAAAGATGAATTACAAAGCAAGACACAACTCAAAAAGAATAGAAGGATGTTTAGTAGTGTTGGGCTGGGTATTGTGATGGATTTTTAGCTTGTAATCTATTTTGTGAAATTGTTTTGATAGACATGATAGACTTCGGTGATGTACTTCGATAAATGATTATGGTTTTTATGTGTTACCAATgggaatttatatatatatatatatatatatttacatgcaTCGTATTTAGAGTTTTGAAAGTTACGAAAAATGAGTCTCTTTTATCCAATGGTGGATTTTATATTAATTGtgataaaaggaaaatttttatgaaagtaGTAGCTCATTTCAGCACTAGGGAGGTGTTgttactctctctctttgttccCACCCCATCTTACAATTTGAAATCAGGGAACAAAGGGAGAAAGCTTTTCCCCCCTTCCTCATTTCCTTCAAATTATCTTTTTACTTAATCCATCACATCTTATGTTGCTCTCCCCCCACCTTTGCTATCTTCCTTTCTCCCTCTTAtttttgcttggttttgtttcaTTTCACTTCAACTTTGGAGAGCCACGCAAGTGACCTGCCCCATCAATGGAGTCCCTTTTATGAgctccaaaaaatatatatatcatttcagATCCCAAGACACCGGCATGTGTCCCTCATGCGCCATGAGATGGTGCACAAGGGTCACGACTCACACCTCGCCCCTCCATAGAACCATTCATGCCTCCATTTGATCCCTTGTTCTTCTATAGGGCCTTGCCATGTTCTTTGGCTCTTTgagtttatgtttttttttttggatcttttagtttgtttttttagtGTAATTCATCTTtcactttcctttttttttttttggaaggaaaaatcCCCAACCTATTGTCTTCCACCCCCCAAAACCCCACCATCAGTTGGCTTTGATGCTCACTAATCTACCTTTCTCCGTCCTGGAACTAGCATACCATTAGGCGTGGTAACTCAAATGCCACCCATTCCTGCGATATGGTAGGTCCAGGcattgggctttttttttttctttttttctttttttcccttcttggCAGAAGATGACAAATTCTTTCTTCCCTTTCCGAAGATAGGTACGATGAGGGCATGAAAAGCTCTAAAAAGCGTCTTGAAGCAGTCAACCATGATGCATCTTTATTTGCTTTGGCTTTCAGCCACAATAGAAAAAACCACCAGCTGGCAATCCTCCTTGATGTAGCCGAGGAACATAAACCCGGACCAATGGTGCGGCTACAAGACTTCTTGGTTGGAAGATAACATGGGGCGAGCTTATTGCAGGTTCAACGTTCATTTATACTTTCAGATTAAGCCCTGATTATTGGAACTTTAGCCATTCGAGAAGCAGtgtattttctttcattcttaaaacaTTAAAGGTGTCAATATTGAAGCAGACCGCGAAGAAAATCATCAAGGCCTTGGGACAGGGACTCATCTTCATAACAACCAGAGATAAGTCAATAGTCTAATCTATCTTGAACTACGATATGGAATGTAACATAAATTccttaaataaaattgaattgATGATCAACATGTAAGTACCTTTCCATTATCACTTCGATCAACTtgatttaaaagtgttaaaaaaagtaaaagaaaaactttGTACCATGTCCCTTCAccttttaattacaaaatttgtACCATCTAAGGTCAATGGCATTAGCAAAACTTTCATTAGCATATTTTCATTtcctaaaaaatttaattcCACAAACTATTCATTACCTAAATTTCCACAAAAAATAACAACTAGAACAGTTTTAAACATCCCACCCACTACTTTcagataaaaaaagataaaaaaaaaaaaaaggggggtcAACATCTAAACGGTTTTCTCTTTGCAAACATATTTCTACTCAGCTCACCACTTtaaaaaatcatctaaaataTCCTCTATGATTAAAAGAATTTTCCCcatccaaacaagccctaactTATAGGAAGCTCAATggagaactctctctctctctaattagGTAGATGAATTCAGATTTATTAGGTAGTTTTTGTAATGTGATAGATCAGAGTTACTGTCTTGTCCTCTTCGATTACCTCTTCAAGCATCAAGGCTTCCACAAATACAGACTAaatagataaggggagtttgagCGGGTCTAGGGGAATAGCAATCATCACTAGTTTCAATAGCATTTTAGACTTTTAGTACACACATCTGCCCTATCAGGACTCCAGCAAGTCTTTATTGAACTATATAGATAATGTGCCACTATTCTTGTAGAAAAGAACAAAGATGtctaagaaaatgaaataaaactcttacTGAATTGCAGTAGACCAAAATTAGAAAAGGATTATAACCGCTCAAAAGATTCAATACTTCAAGTCAAAGCAGAAAATGCTGGAACTGCATCCTACTTCTTCTTTGAGCCCTTCTTTTTTGCCTTCCCTTTCACGTTGCCCATTTGTTGTTTGCTATCCTCAGAGTTCGAAACTGCGTTCATGCCTCCTTTTTGGTTGAATTGTGGAGATAGCAATTTGGCAATCTCTGGGAGACCAACTCTGTCTTTCCCTTGTAACATTTTATTCAAGTTCTCCTCCCAAATATTGTCCTTTTTGATACCGGGGCTCTACATCGTAAAGTAGACATGTCAAGCCACCAAAGAAGATTGATTCAATATGTAACAATTGAATATGTAttggttttagaaaaatataaacagGGAAAACCATCAATCAACAGCATGTTCGaacaaattgtttttttttttttttataggtaaatgtTCAAACAAATTGTTCACTGGATTTAAGCAATCGCCAGTCAGTATTTCCCACAATGCTCTTCAGgaatctcatttaaaaaaaaaaaaaaaaaaaaaacccaatctgtagttaaaacattattttaatgtatgtgtattgctattttttatgtgagttgATAAGTTGGTCAATGGAAGTAGAAGGCTATAATTGAGAAATTAACAAAATTGAATCACAAACAAAAAGTGTATCAAATGAATATCACAAATTCAATAGTAGCAAATCTCTCAAAATGGATAAGATAAACTAAATCTCTCAACTCTGTCAGCCACATTAATTTCTCCCACTATTCATCCTGTCTAAAATCAACTCTTTTTGAGTACCATAGATATAAGTTTTGTTCAGTTTCATGACAACAAACCAAGAGAACAAATCTCTCAACTAAAAACAGAGTTGAATTGGAATAAGATAAACTAACTCTCAACTCTGTCAACCACATTAATTTCTCCCGCTATTCATCCTGTCTAAAATCAACTCTTTTTGATTACCATTGTTATAAATTTTGTTCAGTTTCATGACAACAAGCCAAGAGAACAAATCAAAGTCCAAACTGTATATTTAAGGCCATATCTTCAACCAATACTATTCATCTACAAACTAAAAACAGAAATTGAATTGGAATAACATAAACTAAATCTCTCAACTCTGTCAGCCACATTAATTTCTCCCACTATTCATCCTGTATAAAATCAACTCTTTTTGAGTACCATAGATATAAGTTTTGTTCAGTTTCATGACAACAAACCAAGAGAACAAATCAAAGTCCAAAATGTATATTTAAGGCCATATCTTCAACCAATACTATTCatctacaataataataataaaattatattataatcatTTCGGACAGTTAGTCTGAAACAGAAATTtcatcaaacaattttttttgagaaatctgTTGTTTTGGAGTTAATTGAGGGGGTGTTGCGAGAGAAATTTCATCAAACAATTGGAAAGCAAAACAAGAAAACCTAACCAAAACACATTACTGAAATGAGATATAGTTCctcagagagggagagagagagagagagaaagacccTGAAATTGTAGAGTCTGATGAACTTGGAGATTAACAAGGCGTTTTGAGAACGAGAGGAGTGAGGAATGCCGAGGAACTTGCGAAACTCCGAAGAAGCAGTCTTAGGATTGATCGCTTTGGCTATCTCTTTGGGAATGGAATTATGAGCTTTGGTGCTCATGCTTCTGCTTCCTGCTGCCAAAACCCTAACTGCCATACCCGCCATTCCCATCCCCATGGTTTTCTAGTTTTCaggctttcttttcctttctgctCATGAGTTTTCCCGTAAATTTCAACCCCCCCGAGTCCCCTACCCTTTACCCTTTTAGGTCACTTGTCTTGAAGtataaaaaggaaacaaataaaattaaatacaaagaaaatgatttagccatggtttctttttacaaatcatctcatctaattactattatttttataaattctaacaaaaaatataataaatcaatcaattttttaaaattttgaaacaaaaataatattaaaaaataatattttatttaattttcaattttc
This Carya illinoinensis cultivar Pawnee chromosome 11, C.illinoinensisPawnee_v1, whole genome shotgun sequence DNA region includes the following protein-coding sequences:
- the LOC122280374 gene encoding uncharacterized protein LOC122280374, with protein sequence MGMGMAGMAVRVLAAGSRSMSTKAHNSIPKEIAKAINPKTASSEFRKFLGIPHSSRSQNALLISKFIRLYNFRSPGIKKDNIWEENLNKMLQGKDRVGLPEIAKLLSPQFNQKGGMNAVSNSEDSKQQMGNVKGKAKKKGSKKK